From Aegilops tauschii subsp. strangulata cultivar AL8/78 chromosome 5, Aet v6.0, whole genome shotgun sequence:
GGTCCTAATGCCCAAGAAAAAGACACTCGTCTTGATCGATCGCTACTGGGTGAAAGACGATGCCAGAATGGTGGATCAAGCAACAGTGAGTCTCATCGAAGGTGCGAGCACTGCGATGTGCATTTCTACTGGCATCACATGGATGATAGGCAGAAGCATTTCTTGAGGTTCATGGTTGGCGATTTCCTTCACGAAATGGTAAGACCCTGGATGATCAATGCCCTTCCGGCCGTCCTGATGAAATATCTTCTTGATCAACATATGTAATTTGCTGATTGTTTTGTTGTTTGTTTTTGCAGAACATACCAGAGAAATTTGTGAACAATTTCAGAGGCAGGATCTCTAAAGTTATGAAGCTAGAAGCTCCTGATGGAAATGTATACAACATTCAGGTTACCAATGATCTGAACAAGATAACCCTTAGATCTGGATGGGCAGCATTTGCCAGTGCTTATGAACTAAAAGAGCATGACTTGCTGGTGTTCAGTTACACTGGAAACTCTCACTTTAGAGTCCTAATATTTGACCCAAGTGGTTGTGAGAAAGAATTATTCCGCATTGTTATGAACCACACTCCTAATGTACAAAAAGGGGGTATATCTCATGATCAGTTATTCCTGAAGGAAACAAGGCGTCGAGACGGCGGATCGCGTGATAACAACCCTAGGAAAACTAAAAAGATGACTCTGTTGGACTCTCCTTCACCGAAATCAGGTAAAGAATTGAAGGGTTTCATGTACATTTTCCTTGGTATCTATTCTGTAGTTACTCACTGATGTCTTGATGATCGGCGTTGTGCAGCTGAAGGTGTCACATCTCCGGAGGACACCATGAATTCAAGCGGCCCTCCAGAAACCACCGAGCCTCGGTATGTCCTAGCAACAGGGTGCAATCTGACTACAGCTCAGAAGGCACAAATCGACACACTTGTGAAGAAAATTAGGCCTGTAATTCCATTTTACATCACAGCCATGAACAAGACAAGTTTGTCTGGATCTCTGGTACGTATGGAGTATACTCTACAGATTCAGTGAGACTCCTGCAAAATTTGTTCTTTAATGTTGGCTGAAAATTATAGTAGCTCTCCGTAAATTATAATCTTCGATAATTTGAAAGCCAGATGATTCATTCATCTCTAACAGGTAATCTGCAAGGATTATGCTGCCAAATACCTTCCACATGAAGACCAATTCATCACACTCTGCCATCCTCGTAAGAGCAACATATGGTTAGACAATTTGAAGGTTACCACTGATGGTTCAGGCATGCTTTCTGCTGGCTGGTCATGCTTCGTTCTCCACAACGAGTTGCGGGAAAGTGATGTTTGTGTATTCGAAGTATCAAAAAGCGCTGGTGAAATGACAATGGTTGTTCATTCTCTTGAAGGAGGTCATCACCTACAAGGTGAGTATGGGAACATTTTATACTTGCACATACGACATGGAAAATCAACGCTCAGGATCACCAACTTAGAGATAAGAATGTATAAGTCAGCTTAGAAATAGAGTTCTTTTCTTTAATAGCCAGCAACGCTTAAACCTGAGACAGCATGGAATCAATACTGAGCTAGTGTCTCTGTACCGGATCATTATGGAATGCCCATTTGTTTGTGTTTTTACAGGGAAAGAGCCCGAATCTCAAAACAAGTGCGATTTTCCTGTTAAGGGCAAGGCGATCAAGGAAGCTGAGAGTGACCATAAACATGCTGAGTCCAAGTCCAACTACTACTACTCAAAGTATGCCAAGGGCCTGAATGGCGAGGAGCTAGAGGAGATATTCAGGTCAGCGTTGATCCAACAGGGCAATGTGGTATACGTCACCATCCTGGGGAAGAATCAAGTTAgaatcaagaacaacttgctggTCAGTTCAGTTGTTCGACTAATCACAGACTGGAATACCTAGATGGTTTAGATAACAATCTTTGATAGACTTTTTGAACCGTCTGCGACAAAGCTTTCTGTACTAATAGCTTATGTTATGTACTATATATGCAGACCTTCCCCGAGAAGTTTGCAGCTAAGCATCTCGTGGAGAGGTCGCATGACATCCTGCTCCTGAGGCCCAACCGGAGTGAGACGTGGTGTGCGAGGTACTACTACCACCCGGAAAAACAGGGTTTCAGCTACAGTTCCTGGACCAAGTTCGTCCGAGACAACAAGCTGCGTGAGGGCCACGTCTGCGTCTTCGAGCTGATTAAGGGCGTGAGTAAGGCGATGATGATTGTCCACGTGTTCACCAAGGTCGATGGCAGGTTTGTTCTGCTGGACTAACTATCTAGGTTCCAGCCTAGTTGCATCCTCCTTAATTTGTACTAGTAGAATAAATGAACTGAGAGTAGCTTGTGTACCAGTAGAACTAGTTGTGAAGCCGTGCCGTGTGAATGTTCATCCTGATTCATCTGCCACGGCTATGACTTCAGAACCGAGAGAGGAGTATTTCACCGCTTGTAGCCATACGCATATAGCACTTACTCCACTGAAATTTTCTTCAATCGAAGCTCAGTTGACTGAAATTTTATTAAATCTAAGTGAATTCCCAGTTAGTCCCAGTTGACTCTGCATATGTTACTCAAGGGCTTGTCTCAGCTAATCGACGACGAAAAATTGTTGATTTTAACTCGCGCGTTCTTGTGTGGATTCTTCAAGTGGTGATCGAGTAGGAGAAATTAATTGCTCGTTGCAGTGATATGGTTCTCGCGTCTGCTC
This genomic window contains:
- the LOC109754326 gene encoding B3 domain-containing protein_Os12g40080, whose protein sequence is MSCFHLHLLNKLFKWDSFFNRRYDGTARTRPTISAGMVCICIYMYALFLWAWASLAFWLLLCRSIGSWQRILITFVMAPDQDHEQDNRSGHSISSKSFQRCEGCDAHYYWCHMDDTQKYFFKCMVGNFQEKMAIPQKFVQNFKGQISEVIKLEAPDGNIYNVQAIKDLNKIVLGSGWGVFVRFYELKAGYFLVFRYIGDSHFKVLIFDFASCCEKEVFHVLMNCGPNAQEKDTRLDRSLLGERRCQNGGSSNSESHRRCEHCDVHFYWHHMDDRQKHFLRFMVGDFLHEMNIPEKFVNNFRGRISKVMKLEAPDGNVYNIQVTNDLNKITLRSGWAAFASAYELKEHDLLVFSYTGNSHFRVLIFDPSGCEKELFRIVMNHTPNVQKGGISHDQLFLKETRRRDGGSRDNNPRKTKKMTLLDSPSPKSAEGVTSPEDTMNSSGPPETTEPRYVLATGCNLTTAQKAQIDTLVKKIRPVIPFYITAMNKTSLSGSLVICKDYAAKYLPHEDQFITLCHPRKSNIWLDNLKVTTDGSGMLSAGWSCFVLHNELRESDVCVFEVSKSAGEMTMVVHSLEGGHHLQGKEPESQNKCDFPVKGKAIKEAESDHKHAESKSNYYYSKYAKGLNGEELEEIFRSALIQQGNVVYVTILGKNQVRIKNNLLTFPEKFAAKHLVERSHDILLLRPNRSETWCARYYYHPEKQGFSYSSWTKFVRDNKLREGHVCVFELIKGVSKAMMIVHVFTKVDGRFVLLD